The following proteins are co-located in the Methanoregula sp. UBA64 genome:
- a CDS encoding DUF2207 domain-containing protein, with the protein MSETRQITLIFAITLLLGIAAFVLAVVVPPLVHGDLVVDSYRATLSDTGTLQEQYVYNVESSGEYRMLYRSWEAPLVFDSRNSSSIQFVSIDAPAGSVGYAKDASAAVRVTGSADSAVSDRIARLADKNEVGIYNPGYFSEGTYTVTTAYVVHPPLETDGTHTHLNLKFAGTSHIPYQYVMITVPADNIEQVYAYPPTLSADKSGDTYTITGSVAKNEIIAVEMVGNKDAFAAMPGVWSTTTDVAAKAASASFWYDLPYTLALVVSYLAKALVILAPFLLLLIYYRYGRERQFTVTTFLSTIPNPELKPWQVNLLFKGDALDFDQDGYYATLLDLHRRKLVEITTKGDGKEVSIRVLSTATSDPYEQRVLAFLKAVGKNDTLDSDAIKTLVSDARTSMPAMEQALRFQKNLTDVTRRVDTAISYQYMVDGRDHLTPFVAVSAVLCVVTFMAAFVMPVQGSLLFPAAALLLVVTIQFVIAWAAPSTLFGHWKDDHYKDKLEWDAFAHFLSDMAMIRKYPPEDLPMWGEWLVYGTALGVGDKVEAAMKSLDIPVPETGVPTGVMGMNMVFVPLMTFVPPGQGGSGGGMGGFGGGGFGGGGGFGGGGAGGR; encoded by the coding sequence GTGAGCGAAACCCGGCAGATCACCCTTATTTTTGCCATCACGCTGCTCCTTGGGATCGCAGCGTTCGTCCTTGCCGTTGTCGTCCCGCCCCTCGTCCACGGGGACCTCGTGGTGGACTCGTACCGGGCTACCCTCTCGGATACCGGGACCCTGCAGGAGCAGTACGTGTACAATGTGGAGTCCTCCGGCGAGTACCGGATGCTATACCGCTCGTGGGAAGCCCCGCTCGTCTTTGACAGCCGCAACAGCTCGTCGATCCAGTTTGTCTCGATCGATGCGCCCGCCGGTTCCGTGGGATATGCCAAAGACGCGTCCGCCGCCGTGCGGGTCACCGGTTCAGCGGACAGCGCGGTCTCCGACAGGATCGCGCGTCTCGCGGACAAGAACGAAGTGGGGATCTACAATCCCGGGTATTTCTCCGAAGGAACCTATACGGTAACGACCGCGTACGTGGTCCATCCGCCGCTCGAAACTGACGGCACCCATACGCACCTCAACCTGAAATTTGCCGGCACCAGCCACATCCCCTACCAGTATGTCATGATCACGGTGCCGGCGGACAATATCGAACAGGTCTATGCGTACCCGCCGACCCTGTCCGCCGATAAATCCGGGGACACCTACACCATCACGGGCAGCGTTGCCAAAAACGAGATCATCGCGGTAGAGATGGTGGGGAACAAGGACGCATTCGCGGCAATGCCCGGGGTCTGGAGCACGACAACGGATGTAGCAGCGAAAGCAGCATCCGCGAGTTTCTGGTACGATCTCCCGTACACCCTGGCCCTCGTTGTCAGTTACCTGGCAAAGGCGCTTGTGATCCTCGCACCGTTCCTCCTGCTCCTTATCTATTACCGGTACGGGCGCGAGCGGCAGTTCACGGTCACGACCTTTTTGAGCACCATCCCGAACCCGGAGCTCAAACCCTGGCAGGTGAACCTGCTCTTCAAAGGCGATGCCCTGGACTTCGACCAGGACGGCTACTATGCCACGCTCCTTGACCTGCACCGGAGAAAACTCGTCGAGATAACGACAAAGGGGGACGGAAAAGAGGTCTCAATCCGCGTCCTTTCCACGGCAACATCTGACCCGTACGAGCAGCGGGTCCTGGCATTTTTAAAAGCCGTGGGGAAGAACGATACGCTCGATTCCGACGCTATCAAGACGCTGGTGAGCGATGCCCGCACGAGTATGCCCGCAATGGAACAGGCGCTCCGGTTCCAGAAGAATCTCACCGATGTGACGCGCCGGGTGGATACCGCCATCTCCTACCAGTATATGGTGGACGGCCGCGACCACCTCACCCCGTTTGTTGCGGTAAGCGCCGTGCTCTGCGTAGTCACGTTCATGGCAGCATTCGTGATGCCGGTGCAGGGGTCGCTCCTGTTCCCGGCAGCAGCCCTCCTGCTCGTGGTGACGATCCAGTTCGTGATCGCATGGGCGGCTCCTTCGACCCTCTTTGGGCACTGGAAGGACGACCATTACAAGGACAAACTGGAATGGGACGCCTTTGCCCACTTCCTCTCAGACATGGCCATGATCCGGAAGTATCCCCCCGAGGACCTCCCGATGTGGGGCGAGTGGCTGGTCTACGGCACTGCCCTTGGCGTGGGCGACAAGGTGGAAGCGGCCATGAAGTCGCTCGATATCCCGGTCCCCGAGACCGGTGTCCCGACAGGAGTTATGGGGATGAATATGGTCTTTGTGCCGCTCATGACCTTTGTTCCTCCCGGCCAGGGCGGGAGCGGGGGAGGAATGGGCGGTTTTGGCGGAGGAGGTTTCGGGGGCGGCGGGGGCTTTGGCGGCGGCGGAGCCGGCGGGCGGTAG
- a CDS encoding PPC domain-containing DNA-binding protein, which yields MQYSEGRIGRVFVLRIDDGEDFLGVTREFVKTHAVTAGTILYLGALRQAKMVTGPEEAVFPPDPHFVMFEGGWEMVGIGTITMEDGSPAIHFHTSVGRAGHALTGCLREKAVTYIVAEAVILEFSGISIVRQFDEKTQVNLPVHGQDGEAQEKSAKSGPTPPEPEPAEEEEDAPGGLADIIRDLTRRPPVK from the coding sequence ATGCAGTACTCTGAAGGCAGGATCGGCAGGGTATTTGTCCTGCGGATTGACGACGGCGAGGATTTTTTAGGCGTTACGCGCGAGTTTGTAAAAACGCACGCTGTTACGGCCGGCACGATCCTGTATCTTGGGGCATTGCGCCAGGCCAAGATGGTCACCGGGCCGGAAGAAGCGGTCTTTCCCCCCGATCCGCATTTTGTCATGTTCGAAGGCGGGTGGGAGATGGTGGGTATCGGGACCATCACCATGGAGGACGGCAGTCCTGCCATCCATTTCCACACGTCCGTGGGCCGGGCCGGGCACGCCTTAACCGGCTGCCTGCGGGAGAAGGCGGTGACCTATATCGTGGCAGAGGCCGTTATTCTGGAATTCTCCGGCATCTCGATCGTGCGGCAGTTCGATGAGAAGACCCAGGTGAACCTGCCGGTCCACGGGCAGGACGGGGAGGCCCAAGAGAAGTCGGCGAAGAGCGGACCGACACCCCCGGAGCCGGAACCGGCCGAAGAGGAAGAAGATGCACCGGGCGGGCTTGCGGACATCATCCGGGACCTGACCCGGCGGCCCCCGGTTAAATAG
- a CDS encoding YgiQ family radical SAM protein: protein MTDQPAFLPLTKKEGAALGIGQFDIILVTGDAYVDHPSFGTALIGRVLWDAGFSVGIIAQPDWKSTTDITALGKPRLFFGISSGNVDSMVNNLTPNLKRRSSDVYSPGGELRRPDRATVVYANLVHAAYPDVPIVLGGIEASLRRFAHYDYWQDKVRQAILADAPATLLVYGMGERQVVEIAQRLAAGEPARSLRDIRGTTYTREVAEWRAVPHDGIVEIPSFTEVSSDKIAYAKAFALHYREQDPVRGRPVAQPHPKTVIIQNPPARPLTTVELDHVYELPFSRRAHPSYKKPVPALEPVRFSVVSHRGCFGGCSFCALTHHQGRIIQSRSIDSVVREVTRMAKMPEFKGIVQDIGGPTANMYAMACPKWEKAGACPKKSCSPACPSLDVNHTKIRELLRRVSEIPGVKRVFVGSGIRYDLVLAGDPDSGYLRQLAEHHVSGHLKVAPEHVSAEVTAAMNKPGKEVFDRFRERFDAFQQGKPKRQYIVPYFMSGHPGCTMRDMVELAEYIRDNRLYTEQVQDFTPTPMSVSTCMYYTGLDPFALKPVYVPRGREKKVQRAMMQYREPANRAFVLEGLRQAGREDLIGNGPECLVSGSGCREHEAMKAFRPYQRKK, encoded by the coding sequence ATGACCGATCAGCCCGCGTTTCTCCCCCTCACCAAAAAAGAGGGTGCCGCCCTTGGCATCGGACAGTTCGATATCATCCTTGTCACGGGCGATGCGTACGTAGATCACCCGTCGTTTGGCACGGCACTTATCGGCCGGGTCCTCTGGGATGCAGGATTCTCGGTCGGGATCATCGCCCAGCCGGACTGGAAGAGCACAACAGATATTACGGCGCTCGGGAAGCCCCGGCTCTTCTTCGGGATCTCGTCCGGCAATGTCGATTCGATGGTGAACAACCTCACCCCGAACCTCAAGCGCCGGAGCTCGGACGTGTACTCGCCCGGGGGAGAGCTGCGCCGGCCGGACCGGGCGACGGTCGTGTACGCGAACCTCGTCCACGCCGCATACCCCGACGTCCCGATCGTTCTTGGCGGGATCGAGGCGAGCCTGCGTCGCTTCGCGCACTACGATTACTGGCAGGACAAGGTCCGGCAGGCGATCCTTGCCGATGCCCCGGCAACGCTCCTTGTCTATGGCATGGGAGAGCGGCAGGTTGTGGAGATCGCACAGCGTCTCGCTGCCGGAGAACCGGCCCGGTCGCTTCGGGATATCCGGGGAACCACATACACAAGGGAAGTCGCCGAATGGCGTGCGGTCCCGCACGATGGCATCGTGGAGATCCCCTCGTTTACCGAAGTCTCGTCCGACAAAATCGCATATGCAAAGGCATTCGCGCTCCACTACCGGGAACAGGATCCGGTCCGGGGAAGGCCCGTTGCCCAGCCGCACCCGAAAACGGTAATCATCCAGAATCCTCCGGCCCGGCCGCTCACGACCGTCGAACTCGATCATGTCTACGAGCTGCCCTTCTCCCGCCGGGCTCACCCTTCGTACAAAAAACCGGTCCCGGCGCTCGAACCCGTCCGGTTCTCGGTCGTCTCCCACCGGGGCTGTTTCGGGGGCTGTTCGTTCTGTGCTCTCACCCACCACCAGGGCCGGATCATCCAGAGCCGGAGCATAGATTCGGTTGTCCGCGAGGTGACCCGGATGGCGAAGATGCCGGAGTTCAAAGGCATCGTGCAGGACATTGGCGGGCCGACGGCAAACATGTACGCCATGGCCTGCCCGAAGTGGGAGAAGGCCGGGGCTTGCCCGAAGAAGTCCTGCTCGCCGGCCTGCCCGTCCCTCGATGTGAACCATACCAAAATCCGTGAGCTTCTCCGTCGCGTAAGCGAAATACCCGGTGTAAAACGGGTCTTCGTCGGTTCCGGGATCCGCTACGATCTCGTGCTTGCCGGCGATCCGGATTCAGGCTACCTCCGGCAGCTTGCGGAGCACCACGTCTCGGGTCACTTAAAAGTTGCCCCGGAGCATGTGAGCGCAGAAGTCACGGCGGCCATGAACAAGCCCGGAAAAGAGGTCTTCGACCGGTTCCGCGAACGCTTCGATGCGTTCCAGCAGGGAAAACCAAAACGCCAGTACATTGTACCCTATTTCATGTCCGGCCACCCGGGCTGCACGATGCGGGACATGGTCGAGCTCGCGGAGTATATCCGGGACAACCGTCTCTACACCGAGCAGGTACAGGACTTCACGCCAACGCCCATGAGCGTCTCGACCTGCATGTATTACACAGGACTTGACCCGTTCGCGCTCAAACCGGTGTACGTGCCCAGGGGCCGGGAGAAGAAGGTCCAGCGGGCGATGATGCAGTACCGCGAACCGGCCAACCGGGCCTTTGTGCTCGAAGGTCTCCGTCAGGCGGGACGGGAAGACCTGATCGGGAACGGGCCGGAGTGCCTTGTCTCGGGCAGCGGTTGCCGGGAACATGAGGCCATGAAAGCGTTCCGGCCCTACCAACGAAAAAAATAG
- a CDS encoding mannose-1-phosphate guanylyltransferase/mannose-6-phosphate isomerase, which yields MKTIILAGGVGTRLWPLSREYYPKQFIPMEGESLFQRTCKRAQKFSKNNEIYVVTNEIHRYLVANQMDDLGCTVPADHILAEPEQKNTLPAIAWAMQQIKKADKNATAVVFPSDHLLGEKAVGQISAAEPLAQKYLVTFGVRPTSPHTGYGYIRPGKAVAGGCAVEEFKEKPDEKTATEYVKKGYLWNSGIFLLSVPVFFEELKKYQPRLAAAFAGTAVPEYPKLDSISIDYGLLEPSKKVAVVPLDTEWNDLGTFKAIYEVRPHDAEGNAGEAEYLSAKDNYVNAPGKRVGLIGVDNLVVVDTADALLICDNRHTEQVKELVGRYNKQNDPVTLFHRQVHRPWGAYTVLEDSEHYKIKRLTVKPGRKLSLQLHHHRSEHWVVVSGTAEVELNGETKLLRQGESTFVKSGVRHRLENPGVIPLEIIEVQLGEYLEEDDIVRFEDEYGRK from the coding sequence ATGAAGACCATCATCCTTGCCGGCGGCGTGGGGACCCGGCTCTGGCCGCTCTCCCGGGAATACTATCCCAAGCAGTTCATCCCGATGGAGGGAGAGTCCCTCTTCCAGCGGACCTGCAAACGGGCACAGAAATTCTCGAAAAACAACGAGATCTATGTAGTGACGAACGAGATCCACCGGTATCTCGTGGCAAACCAGATGGACGATCTGGGGTGTACCGTCCCGGCCGACCATATCCTTGCAGAACCGGAACAGAAAAACACCCTGCCTGCTATTGCATGGGCAATGCAGCAGATAAAAAAGGCGGACAAGAACGCGACCGCCGTGGTCTTCCCCAGCGACCACCTGCTCGGGGAAAAAGCAGTTGGCCAGATTTCCGCGGCAGAACCCCTTGCCCAAAAGTACCTGGTGACCTTCGGTGTCAGGCCGACCTCGCCCCACACGGGATACGGATACATCCGGCCGGGGAAGGCCGTTGCCGGGGGATGTGCGGTCGAGGAGTTCAAGGAGAAGCCAGACGAGAAGACTGCCACAGAGTACGTGAAGAAAGGATATCTCTGGAACAGCGGGATCTTCCTCCTCTCCGTCCCGGTCTTCTTTGAGGAACTCAAAAAATACCAGCCCCGGCTCGCCGCCGCGTTTGCCGGGACCGCCGTTCCCGAGTACCCAAAACTCGATTCGATCTCGATCGATTACGGCCTGCTCGAACCCTCGAAAAAAGTTGCCGTCGTCCCTCTCGATACAGAATGGAACGATCTGGGGACGTTCAAGGCGATATACGAGGTCCGCCCGCACGATGCAGAGGGAAATGCCGGGGAAGCGGAGTACCTCTCGGCAAAGGACAACTACGTCAACGCCCCGGGAAAACGGGTCGGTCTTATCGGCGTGGACAACCTGGTCGTGGTGGACACGGCTGATGCCCTCCTTATCTGCGATAACCGACACACCGAGCAGGTCAAGGAGCTCGTGGGGCGGTACAACAAGCAAAACGATCCCGTAACCCTGTTCCACCGGCAGGTGCACCGGCCCTGGGGCGCCTATACCGTGCTCGAAGATTCGGAACACTATAAGATCAAGCGCCTCACGGTAAAACCGGGCCGGAAACTCTCCCTCCAGCTCCACCACCACCGGAGCGAGCACTGGGTGGTTGTGAGCGGTACAGCCGAGGTCGAGCTCAACGGCGAAACAAAACTCCTCCGGCAGGGAGAGAGCACCTTTGTGAAGAGCGGTGTCCGGCACCGACTGGAAAATCCCGGCGTCATCCCCCTGGAGATCATCGAGGTCCAGCTCGGGGAATACCTCGAAGAGGACGATATTGTCCGGTTCGAGGATGAGTACGGCAGGAAATAA
- the asnB gene encoding asparagine synthase (glutamine-hydrolyzing) — translation MCGIAGQYCYASGRPDRRLLASMSERLAHRGPDGEGLHTDELVGLVHRRLAIIDLSPDGLQPMTNEDCSLWLVFNGEIYNFVELREELMAKGHVFSSKSDTEVILHAYEEWGHGCLARFNGMWAFALWDEKKQELFCARDRFGIKPFYYTKISGSFLFASEIKALLVHPDVGRTPDDGMLRVYLTWGVQDHCGRTMFEGISQIGPGHAMVVGRDGKAEPFRYWDVTVNPALSDTRTDDEVATRLRGLLHDATRIHLRSDVAVGTCLSGGIDSSTLTAIISGIIKEDAPESVGALQKTFSVVFPKTQYDESRYIDEIVAATRVDATMTEPAPADLETDIKRLVYMQDEPFGSLSIYAQYCVMRLAQTKVKVVLDGQGADELLAGYLGYQASYIRGLLKRFNIPAAFSEALGSLKEHRGFFVTARAQLRARRGRRTLILGTAQPVDRYAGTLDEVLHRELISTNLPALLHYEDRNSMAFSIESRVPYLDVRLVEYLAGLPLNQKIRNGVTKWSLRAAIVGLVPDSIRCRRDKMGFVTPEECWMKNELRDFMQGIFSSESFCFRPYWDAKAVKEDYDAFLNGTSAYSPEIWRIACTELWLRTFIDRPNGIRPG, via the coding sequence ATGTGCGGGATCGCGGGGCAGTACTGTTATGCGAGTGGACGGCCGGACCGCAGGCTTCTCGCATCCATGTCTGAACGGCTTGCCCACCGGGGACCTGACGGAGAGGGCCTGCATACCGATGAGCTTGTCGGCCTTGTCCACCGGAGACTTGCCATCATTGACCTCTCCCCGGATGGACTCCAGCCGATGACAAACGAGGATTGCTCGCTCTGGCTGGTCTTCAACGGTGAGATCTATAATTTTGTCGAGCTCCGCGAAGAACTGATGGCGAAAGGTCATGTCTTTTCTTCAAAATCAGATACTGAAGTAATCCTCCACGCATACGAAGAGTGGGGACACGGCTGCCTTGCGAGATTTAACGGAATGTGGGCGTTCGCCCTCTGGGACGAAAAAAAACAGGAGCTCTTCTGCGCCCGGGACCGGTTCGGGATAAAACCGTTTTATTATACCAAGATCAGCGGCTCGTTTTTGTTTGCCTCCGAGATCAAGGCACTCCTTGTTCACCCGGATGTGGGAAGAACGCCCGATGACGGGATGCTTCGGGTGTACCTTACCTGGGGCGTGCAGGATCACTGCGGGAGAACCATGTTCGAGGGAATTTCCCAGATCGGGCCGGGCCACGCGATGGTGGTCGGCCGGGATGGAAAAGCCGAACCGTTCCGGTACTGGGATGTTACCGTTAACCCTGCCCTGTCCGATACAAGGACTGACGATGAGGTTGCCACCCGGCTCCGCGGGCTTTTACACGATGCAACAAGGATCCACTTAAGAAGCGATGTGGCAGTAGGGACCTGCCTCTCGGGCGGGATTGACTCCTCCACGCTTACCGCCATCATCAGCGGAATCATAAAAGAGGACGCTCCGGAGAGCGTGGGTGCCCTGCAGAAGACCTTCTCCGTTGTCTTCCCGAAAACACAATACGACGAGAGCAGGTACATTGACGAGATTGTAGCCGCGACCAGGGTGGATGCGACTATGACGGAGCCGGCCCCGGCGGACCTCGAAACAGACATTAAAAGGCTCGTGTACATGCAGGACGAGCCGTTCGGATCCCTTTCGATCTATGCCCAGTACTGCGTGATGCGCCTGGCACAGACCAAGGTAAAAGTGGTACTGGACGGGCAGGGGGCAGATGAGCTTTTGGCCGGTTACCTCGGGTACCAGGCAAGTTACATCAGGGGCCTTTTAAAGAGGTTTAATATTCCGGCAGCATTTTCTGAAGCCCTTGGGAGTCTAAAAGAGCACCGGGGATTCTTTGTCACAGCCCGGGCGCAGCTGCGGGCACGGCGCGGGCGCAGGACACTCATTTTGGGAACCGCTCAGCCGGTTGACCGGTACGCCGGCACACTAGATGAGGTTCTGCACCGCGAACTTATTTCCACAAATCTCCCGGCCCTCCTCCATTACGAGGACCGTAACTCCATGGCTTTCTCTATCGAGTCCCGGGTGCCGTACCTTGATGTGCGCCTCGTGGAGTACCTGGCAGGACTCCCGCTTAACCAGAAGATCCGTAACGGGGTCACCAAGTGGTCGCTGCGTGCCGCGATAGTGGGGCTTGTCCCTGATTCCATCCGGTGCCGGCGTGACAAGATGGGATTTGTCACTCCCGAGGAATGCTGGATGAAGAACGAGCTCAGGGATTTCATGCAGGGAATCTTTTCTTCAGAGAGTTTCTGTTTCCGGCCCTACTGGGATGCAAAAGCCGTAAAGGAAGACTACGATGCCTTCCTTAACGGGACATCAGCCTACTCCCCCGAGATATGGCGGATTGCCTGCACAGAACTCTGGCTCCGGACCTTTATCGACAGACCCAACGGGATACGTCCGGGATAG